Below is a window of Gemmatimonadales bacterium DNA.
TGCTGGAGAAGAAGGACGTCTATACCCGGGGCCATTCGCAGCGGGTCAGCTGGTACGCGGTCAAGACGGGCCTGGTGCTCGGGTACACCGGGGCGCTGCTCGATCAGATCCGCTTGGGGGGCGACCTGCATGACATCGGCAAGATCGGCACCCGCGACGCGGTGCTCCACAAGCCCGGGCCGCTCACGCCGGAAGAGTTTCTGGAAATCCAGAAGCACGTCATCGAGGGGGAGGAGATTCTGGAGCCGCTCCGACAGGATCATCCGGCGGTGCTGCAGATCGTGCGGTTCCATCACGAGCGGCTCGACGGTTCCGGCTTTCCGGATGGCCTCAAGGGCGATGCGATTCCCATGGTGGCCCGAATTGCCTGCGTGGTCGATGCCTTCGATGCCATGACGACCAATCGCGCCTACCGCACCTGTCGCGGTCCTGCGGAAGCGATGGAGGAGCTGCGCCGCTGCGCCGGGCGGCAGTTTGATCCCGAAGTCGTCCTGGCGTTCGAGCGTGCCTTTCCCGATCTGGACAAGTTGCTCCCCTCGTCCTGAGGCGGACCATTCCATTCTTCGACGTAAAGCAAAACACAGATGACCTCTTCGACCCTGATGATCTCGGTATCCGGCATGCGTGGCCTCGTCGGTTCGGACCTGACGCCCGAACTGGTGGCCCGCCACGCGGCTGCTCTTGGCAGCTGGGCACGATCGAGCGGTCGGCCGCTCGTCGTCCTGGGCCGCGATGCGCGAACCAGCGGGGAGATGTTCACCCATGCTGCCGTTGCCGGGCTGATGTCGGTGGGCGTGGACGTCGTCGACGTCGGCGTGGTCCCGACACCGACCGTGCAGCTGGCGGTGGAGCACCATCACGCGGGGGCGGGGCTGATCATCACGGCGAGCCACAATCCGATTGCCTGGAACGCCCTCAAGTTCGTTGGCCCTGACGGGATCTTTCTCGATGCCGCTGCGGGCACTGCGGTGCGTCGGCTGGCTGAGCAGGGCGTGCCGCGCGGCGGCTGGGACGGCATCGGATCGTTGCGCACCGACCCCGACGCGATTGCTCGCCATCTCGATGCGGTCCTGGCCTTGCCGCTGATCGACGCGCCGCTGATCCGGAGCCGCGGATTTCGAGTCGCGCTCGATTGCGTTCGAGGGGCTGGCGGGCGTGTGATTCCGGCGTTGCTCGAGCGTCTAGGCTGTGAGGTCATCGGCATCCATCTCGAGACCGACGGCCGGTTTCCCCACGAGCCGGAGCCGATTCCGGAAAACCTGGGCGACTTGAGCCGACTGGTGCGCGAGTCGGGAGCCGATATCGGGATGGCGGTCGACCCGGACGTCGACCGACTCGCCCTGGTCGACGAGCGCGGCGACCCGATCGGCGAGGACTATACGCTCGCCTTTGCGGTGCGGGCCGTCCTGGGTCACCCGTCGAGCCGCGGGGACGGCTCCATCCCGACCGTGGTCGCGAACCTGTCCACCTCGCTCGTCGTCGAAGACGCGGCACGGGAGTGCGGCGGCCGATTCGTGCGCGCGCCCGTCGGCGAGGCCAATGTTGCGGCCACGATCAAGGCGGAGAAGGCGCTGATCGGGGGCGAAGGTAACGGGGGCGTCATTCTTCCAGCGCTCCACATTGGTCGTGATGCGCCGTTAGGTGTGGCGCTGATCTTGCAGCATCTTGCGGTGACGGCGCAACGACCGAGTCAGATCGTTGCAGCGGCGCCACGGTACAAGATCGTCAAAGCCAAATCCCCACGGGGCATCGACTTAGACGTTCTGTACCCGGCGCTGCGCAGCCGGTTCCCGGACGCCGAGGCCGATATGAGGGATGGGCTTCGGCTCTCCTGGTCGGATCGGTGGGTGCATGTTCGTCCATCGGGAACCGAGCCGATCATCCGGTACATCGCCGAAGCGCCTACGGAGGCTTTGGCGCAGGAACTCATTGCAACCTGTCAGGGCCTGTAACTATGTGCGGAATTGTCGGATACGTAGGACCGCGGCAAGCGGGCAGCATCCTGCTCGATGGTCTCAAACGGATGGAATACCGGGGTTATGACTCGGCCGGTATTGCGGTCATCAACGGCGCCGGCGTCAAAGTCCGCAAGGCTGCGGGGAAACTGGGAGTGCTCACTGAGCAGCTCAAGTCCGGCCCGCCCGAAGGGACGGTCGGCATCGGCCATACCCGATGGGCGACTCACGGAGCGCCGACCACCCCCAATGCGCATCCCCATCTCGATCAGTCGGGCCGCATTGCCGTGATCCATAACGGCATCATCGAGAACGCGACCACGATTCGCAAAGCGCTCGAGATGCGCAACCACACCTTCCAGTCGGAAACCGACACCGAGGTGCTGGCGCATCTGATTGGCGAGTACTACACCGGCGATCTCGAAGAAGCCGTGGCCAGCGCCCTGTGGGACGTCGAAGGCGCCTACGGCATTGCGGTGATCTGCTCGGAGGAACCGGGCACTCTGGTTGCTGCGCGCAACGGCTCGCCGCTGCTGGTCGGTGTCGGCGACGGCGAGTACTTCGTCGCCTCAGACGCCTCGGCCATTCTGGAGCATACCAGGTCGGTCGTCTACCTCGACGACGGCGAAATGGCGGTGCTCAAGCGCGACGGCTACCGGGTGCGCAACCTGACCCAGACGCACGTGGCCAAGACGGTCAACCAGATCGAATGGGACCTCGCCACCATCGAGCGTGGCGGCTACCCCCACTTCATGCTCAAGGAAATCTTCGAACAGCCGGACAGCCTCCGGAATACACTGCGCGGACACCTGCTCGAAGAAGAGGGGACAGCGCGGCTGCGCGGTCTCAACCTGTCGGACGACGACCTCAAGCGTTTCGATCGTATCGTCATTACGGCCTGCGGCACCTCATGGCATGCCGGCTTGATCGGCGAGTACATGATCGAGGAACTGGCCCGCGTGCCGGTCGAGGTCGAGTACGCGTCCGAGTTCCGGTATCGCAATCCGGTGCTCGATGATCGTTGCCTGGTCATTGCCATTTCGCAGTCGGGCGAGACGGCCGACACGCTCGCGGCCATTCGAGAGGCCAAGCGGCGGGGCGCCCGGGTCATCGGTCTCGTCAACGTCGTCGGATCCACGATTGCGCGCGAAGTCGATGGCGGCCTCTACCTGCGCGCCGGTGCAGAGATCGGCGTTGCGAGTACCAAGGCATTCAACAGTCAGGTCGCTGCGCTGGCCATGGTGGCGCTTCGGTTGGCGCGCCTCAAGAACCTGAGCCTGCTGCAGGGTCGCGAGTTCATTTCGGCGCTGAACCGCCTGCCTGATCAGATTCGTCAGATCCTGGCGCGCGCGCCGGAAATCGAAGAGCTGGCCAAGCGATACCATCAGGCCACGAACTGCCTCTACCTGGGCCGCGGCGTCAACTTCCCGGTGGCGCTCGAGGGTGCGCTCAAGCTCAAGGAGATTTCCTACATCCACGCCGAGGGCTACCCGGCGGCCGAGATGAAGCACGGTCCGATCGCGCTGATCGACGAGAACATGCCCGTCGTAATCATTGCGCCCAAGGACGCCGTCTACTCGAAGATCGTGTCCAATGTCGAAGAGGTGAAAGCGCGGAAAGGGCGCGTCATTGCCCTCGTCACAGAGGGTGATGTCGAGATCGGCAAGCTGGCGGAGGAAACGTTCCCGCTGCCGGCCACGCACGACCTGCTGACACCGATTCTGGCGAGTGTCCCGCTGCAGCTGTTCTCGTACTATGTGGCGGTGCTGCGCGGATGCAACGTCGACCAACCCCGGAACCTCGCCAAGAGCGTTACGGTCGAGTAGCGATTTCCTGCTGAGTCGAATAGCGGCGCGTGCCTTCGGGCATGCGCCGCTTTTGCGTCGGGGCGAAATCCAGGCGTGCGTGTGGGGCGCGGTCGTTCGTCGTTCTATTCGATCGCATGTCGATGCGACCACGACGGTGCCCAGGAGGCAACAATGCGCAGCATCGCTCTCGCGATTCTGGTGTTGGTCGGAGGATCGGATCTCGGCCTGGCCCAAGATGATCCCCTGCTGACTGAAGCCGAAGCCAGCCGTGAAGTGCGGGTGATCAGGCGACTGGGCCCCGACGCGCGGGCTCGGATCGAAGCACTGCTGCAGCACGCCCGCGCCGCCGGCCTGCCCACACAACCGATCGTCGAGCGGATCGAAGCCGGTCAGAGTCGGCGCACTCCGGCGTCGCAGCTCGTTGCCACGGCGGAGGCCACGGTGGCTCGACTCGAATCGGCCAGCCGAGAGTTTCGGGATGCTGGTCGGCTCGCCGATCAGCGCGAAATCGTGCTCGCGGCGCTGGTGCTCGAGCGGGGCGGGAGTCTCGATCAGCTGGCGTATCTCCTTCGGTCTGTCTCGCCAGCACGGTCACTGCTCGTTCCGCTCGACGTCATGGCCCGCCTCGCGGCGCAGGGTACCGAGCCGGGACGAGCGGTCGAGCAGGTGGGGCGGCAGCTGGCCACCGGCGCCGACGACCAGGCCATCGCGATGTTGCTAACCTCAAACATTTCAAGACATTAGCGCTTTGACAGGAGCTCTGTAAGCAGTGGGCCTGTCATCGTAATAGGCCGCCGTTCGTTCTGATAAGCTTGTGGTAATCGCCCCCGCAGAGATTGGGCTTCGAGTGATGCGAACCCCAAATCTTTGCGGAGCTGTATATGCGCGTTGTTTCTCTTCTCGTACTGGTCGCCGCAGGCGCCGTACCCCTGTATCGGTCGTTCGAAACACGCCCCGCCGTCGCAGCCTCGGTGGATCGGCCGGACCTCGTCATCAAGGCGATGGACTATGCGTTCGAGATGCCGATTTCGATCCGTCCCGGCCAGTATCGGATCCGAATGGTCAACACCGGCAAGGAGTTACACCACGTCTGGGTGATGCGGCTCGAACAGGGCAAGACGGTGGCGGACCTGCTCGCATCCCTGCGGGCCGGCGTCCCGTTGCCATCCTGGGTGAAGAACCTGGGAGGTCCCAATGCGCCGGTGCCCGGCGGTGAGTCTGTCGCCGTCGTCGACTTTGCACCCGGCAGCTACGCAATTGTCTGTTACATCCCTTCGCCCGACGGGACGCTCCATATCATGAAGGGGATGGTCAAGCCGGTCGAGGTTGCCGGAGCGCCGCTGCCGCCGCTCGATCTTCCCGTTACGGCTCGTGCGTCGTTGACCGACTACGATTTCGTCTTTGCCGAGGCGCTCACACCGGGGCAGCACGTGATCGAGTTCTCGAATCGCGCCAGCCAGGTGCACGAGGCCTTTCTGGCCAAGCTGGCGCCCGGCAAGACGGCGGCCGACCTGCTGCACTGGATGGAGAAGTGGGAGGGGCCGCCCCCCGCCATGCCGGTCGGTGGCATCACCGGCATCGAGGCTGGGGCCAGTCAGAAGGTGGTCGTATCCCTCGAACCTGGTACCTACGCATGGTACTGCTTCGTGCCCGACGCCAAGGATGGACGTGAGCATGTCCATCACGGCATGGTGAAAGAGTTCACGGTTGGAGCGCCGCAGGCGCGCACGAAGGGGGCACACCATGGCGCGCACTGAAACCAGGCTGCGCCCGACCGTGCTGCTGGCATGTCGCTCGGCAGCGCTGGCGGCGGTATTGGTCGCGATGGCGGGGTCGGCTGCCGAGGCGCAGATCGGCGGGCTGCTCAAGAAAGCCAAGAAACAGGTCGAGGGGACGGTGGCCGGATCGCCCGCCGAGGCGGCGGTGCCTTTCGACGAGGTCATCCTCGAATTGACCGAGGCGCGCCTGGCACAGCTCATTGCCGGGTTTGAGGCGGGGCGGCGCGTCCTCGATGGAACGGAAGGCGGACCGAGTCTGGCTTCGCTCAGTGTGGATCGGGAGCGAGCCATCGAGGAGCGAGTTCGCCTGTACGAGGCGAACAGCGCGGAGATCGAGCGCTACGAGCGGAGCACGGTCCGCATCCGGGACTGCCGCGACGATGCCTTCGCTTCGCTCGAGCGGGCGCAGCGTGAACGGTACAACGAACGGGTCATGAGCGATCCGGCCCTGCAGCAGGTTGTCACCTCACTGGCCCAGGAACTCGCAGCGGCAACCCAGGCGGGTGACACCGCAGCGATGCAGCGGGTCCACCGACGGCTTCAGGAGGCGGCCAGGATCGCGGCATCACCCTCGGACTCGGCGGCGATCGACGGTCGGTGCGGACGGATGCCCGTGGCGCCTGCGGTGATTGCGAGGATTGAATCGCTCTCAGAGCGAGAACAGAGCGCTGCTCAGACGATTCGCGGCATGGAAGAGCGTGCCTCGCGCGAGGAGGCTCGTGTCAGTGAGTTGCAGCCACGCCAGCTTGGCATGGCGCGAGAACGGATCCTGCTGTATCTGTCAGCCCGGCCCGAACGTGCCTCGCGCGGCTTCAGCCCGGCGGAGCGCGCCAGTCTGAGCAGCCGCCGCACCGAACTGCAGCGCTACTTCTGATCCTCATGCAGGTTGCCCGCCTCGTTCCGCTGCTCGGCGTGACGCTGCTGGTTGCGTCGAGCGGCCCCGCCTTCCCGGGTGGTGACGAACCCGGCCTGCCCGTCTCCTCGCTGGCGCGCTGGCAGAATGGTCGCTGGCAGACATGGTGGCGCTCGGATCGTGCGCCTCAGGTGTGGTCCGAGGATCAGCACGTTCTCACTGCTGGCGTGGCCTGGGCCGCGACGGCACCGGCCATCGA
It encodes the following:
- a CDS encoding HD-GYP domain-containing protein codes for the protein LEKKDVYTRGHSQRVSWYAVKTGLVLGYTGALLDQIRLGGDLHDIGKIGTRDAVLHKPGPLTPEEFLEIQKHVIEGEEILEPLRQDHPAVLQIVRFHHERLDGSGFPDGLKGDAIPMVARIACVVDAFDAMTTNRAYRTCRGPAEAMEELRRCAGRQFDPEVVLAFERAFPDLDKLLPSS
- the glmM gene encoding phosphoglucosamine mutase; amino-acid sequence: MTSSTLMISVSGMRGLVGSDLTPELVARHAAALGSWARSSGRPLVVLGRDARTSGEMFTHAAVAGLMSVGVDVVDVGVVPTPTVQLAVEHHHAGAGLIITASHNPIAWNALKFVGPDGIFLDAAAGTAVRRLAEQGVPRGGWDGIGSLRTDPDAIARHLDAVLALPLIDAPLIRSRGFRVALDCVRGAGGRVIPALLERLGCEVIGIHLETDGRFPHEPEPIPENLGDLSRLVRESGADIGMAVDPDVDRLALVDERGDPIGEDYTLAFAVRAVLGHPSSRGDGSIPTVVANLSTSLVVEDAARECGGRFVRAPVGEANVAATIKAEKALIGGEGNGGVILPALHIGRDAPLGVALILQHLAVTAQRPSQIVAAAPRYKIVKAKSPRGIDLDVLYPALRSRFPDAEADMRDGLRLSWSDRWVHVRPSGTEPIIRYIAEAPTEALAQELIATCQGL
- the glmS gene encoding glutamine--fructose-6-phosphate transaminase (isomerizing), producing the protein MCGIVGYVGPRQAGSILLDGLKRMEYRGYDSAGIAVINGAGVKVRKAAGKLGVLTEQLKSGPPEGTVGIGHTRWATHGAPTTPNAHPHLDQSGRIAVIHNGIIENATTIRKALEMRNHTFQSETDTEVLAHLIGEYYTGDLEEAVASALWDVEGAYGIAVICSEEPGTLVAARNGSPLLVGVGDGEYFVASDASAILEHTRSVVYLDDGEMAVLKRDGYRVRNLTQTHVAKTVNQIEWDLATIERGGYPHFMLKEIFEQPDSLRNTLRGHLLEEEGTARLRGLNLSDDDLKRFDRIVITACGTSWHAGLIGEYMIEELARVPVEVEYASEFRYRNPVLDDRCLVIAISQSGETADTLAAIREAKRRGARVIGLVNVVGSTIAREVDGGLYLRAGAEIGVASTKAFNSQVAALAMVALRLARLKNLSLLQGREFISALNRLPDQIRQILARAPEIEELAKRYHQATNCLYLGRGVNFPVALEGALKLKEISYIHAEGYPAAEMKHGPIALIDENMPVVIIAPKDAVYSKIVSNVEEVKARKGRVIALVTEGDVEIGKLAEETFPLPATHDLLTPILASVPLQLFSYYVAVLRGCNVDQPRNLAKSVTVE